The following proteins are encoded in a genomic region of Hippoglossus hippoglossus isolate fHipHip1 chromosome 3, fHipHip1.pri, whole genome shotgun sequence:
- the selenos gene encoding selenoprotein S isoform X1 — MDDVEITDEGGYHVEKEPPKNQDLTSLSLTETAGELLSQYGWYLLLVSVLGYLLIQYLSKKRSSQSSQSSTPATPQDSAFVARRQEAMEAARRKMQVELDAKAVLFKEKQKQQEEEKRRQKIEIWDSMKQGKSYKGNAKPPQTTEEASSSTTAQKPTTDKKPLRSAGYNPLSGEAGGSCAWRPGRRGPSSGG, encoded by the exons ATGGATGATGTGGAGATCACAGATGAGGGAGGATATCACGTGGAGAAAGAACCGCCTAAGAACCAGGATCTGACTTCACTGAGCCTGACGG AAACAGCGGGAGAGCTTCTGTCCCAGTATGGTTGGTATCTGCTACTGGTGTCTGTGCTGGGCTACCTGCTCATCCAGTACCTGAGCAAGAAGAGGTCCAGCCAGAGCTCCCAGAGCTCCACCCCAGCAACACCACAAG ATTCTGCGTTTGTGGCAAGAAGACAAGAGGCCATGGAAGCAGCCCGGAGAAAGATGCAAGTGGAGCTTGATGCCAAGGCAGTCCtcttcaaagaaaaacagaaacag caagaagaagagaagaggaggcagaagatAGAGATATGGGATAGCATGAAACAGGGAAAAAGCTACAAAGGAAATGCCAAACCCCCTCAG ACCACCGAAGAGGCCAGCTCATCAACCACAGCGCAGAAACCAACGACGGATAAGAAGCCACTTCGCAGTGCTG GCTACAACCCCCTCTCTGGAGAAGCAGGAGGCTCCTGCGCCTGGAGACCCGGCCGGAGAGGGCCGTCATCTGGTGGATGA
- the selenos gene encoding selenoprotein S isoform X2, whose product MDDVEITDEGGYHVEKEPPKNQDLTSLSLTAGELLSQYGWYLLLVSVLGYLLIQYLSKKRSSQSSQSSTPATPQDSAFVARRQEAMEAARRKMQVELDAKAVLFKEKQKQQEEEKRRQKIEIWDSMKQGKSYKGNAKPPQTTEEASSSTTAQKPTTDKKPLRSAGYNPLSGEAGGSCAWRPGRRGPSSGG is encoded by the exons ATGGATGATGTGGAGATCACAGATGAGGGAGGATATCACGTGGAGAAAGAACCGCCTAAGAACCAGGATCTGACTTCACTGAGCCTGACGG CGGGAGAGCTTCTGTCCCAGTATGGTTGGTATCTGCTACTGGTGTCTGTGCTGGGCTACCTGCTCATCCAGTACCTGAGCAAGAAGAGGTCCAGCCAGAGCTCCCAGAGCTCCACCCCAGCAACACCACAAG ATTCTGCGTTTGTGGCAAGAAGACAAGAGGCCATGGAAGCAGCCCGGAGAAAGATGCAAGTGGAGCTTGATGCCAAGGCAGTCCtcttcaaagaaaaacagaaacag caagaagaagagaagaggaggcagaagatAGAGATATGGGATAGCATGAAACAGGGAAAAAGCTACAAAGGAAATGCCAAACCCCCTCAG ACCACCGAAGAGGCCAGCTCATCAACCACAGCGCAGAAACCAACGACGGATAAGAAGCCACTTCGCAGTGCTG GCTACAACCCCCTCTCTGGAGAAGCAGGAGGCTCCTGCGCCTGGAGACCCGGCCGGAGAGGGCCGTCATCTGGTGGATGA